A stretch of the Pseudalkalibacillus hwajinpoensis genome encodes the following:
- the fbp gene encoding fructose-1,6-bisphosphatase, whose product MNTKYLDLLAQKYDSEEKVVTEIINLKSILNLPKGTEHFVSDLHGEYQAFQHVLRNGSGKVKEKITDLFEEILPENEINEFATLVYYPEEKIKLIKNAFDNETELFQWYAEIIERMLKLISYASSKYTRSKLRKALPAQFVYVIEELLYKTDDLTNKETYYQKILQQIISLGQADKLIIGLAYTTQRLVVDHLHVVGDIYDRGPEPDKIMETLINYHSVDIQWGNHDVLWIGAFAGSKVCLANIIRICARYNNLEIIEDVYGINLRPLLNLAEKYYHDNPAFTPKIDSDEKQSNHEKCQITKIHQAITMIQFKLESPIIKRRSYFNMSERLLLEKIDFDENNITLHGKTYPLENTCFATVNPERPDQLLEEEEEVIDKLLFSLQHSEKLARHMNFLMKKGSLYLKYNGNLLIHGCIPLDEKGNMEEMMIENKSYGGRELLDVFENYLRHAFAHPDETDDLATDMVWYLWTGQYSSLFGKREMTTFERYFIKNKATHKERKNPYYYLRENENTCRDILEEFDLNPDQGHIINGHTPVKEIDGENPIKANGKMIVIDGGFSKAYQSTTGIAGYTLLFNSYGMQLVAHKHFNSKDEVLLNGADVLSVKRLVDKELERKKVRETNVGEELLQEVYFLNSLMEYRYVN is encoded by the coding sequence ATGAACACGAAATACTTAGATTTATTAGCTCAAAAATATGATAGTGAAGAAAAGGTAGTCACTGAAATAATCAACCTTAAATCCATTCTTAACTTACCAAAGGGTACGGAGCATTTTGTGAGTGATTTACATGGAGAATATCAAGCCTTTCAACATGTTTTAAGAAACGGTTCTGGGAAAGTGAAGGAGAAAATAACTGATCTTTTTGAAGAAATATTACCAGAGAATGAGATTAATGAATTTGCCACTTTAGTTTATTATCCTGAAGAAAAAATAAAGTTAATTAAGAATGCTTTTGACAATGAAACAGAATTATTCCAATGGTACGCAGAAATCATAGAGCGGATGCTTAAGCTTATCTCTTATGCGTCCTCCAAATATACACGTTCGAAATTACGAAAAGCTTTACCTGCTCAGTTTGTTTATGTGATTGAAGAACTGCTATACAAAACGGACGATCTTACAAATAAGGAGACGTATTACCAGAAAATTCTCCAGCAAATTATTTCCCTCGGACAAGCTGATAAACTCATCATTGGTCTTGCATATACGACTCAGAGATTAGTCGTTGACCATCTTCACGTAGTAGGGGATATCTATGATCGAGGTCCAGAACCTGACAAAATTATGGAAACACTCATTAATTATCATTCAGTTGATATCCAGTGGGGAAACCATGATGTTCTATGGATAGGTGCGTTTGCTGGTTCAAAGGTTTGTCTCGCTAATATCATTCGTATATGCGCAAGATATAACAATCTGGAGATTATTGAAGATGTGTATGGAATCAATCTTAGACCGCTACTAAATCTTGCAGAGAAATACTATCATGACAATCCAGCGTTTACACCTAAAATAGATTCGGATGAAAAGCAATCGAATCATGAAAAATGTCAAATTACCAAAATTCATCAGGCGATAACTATGATTCAGTTCAAACTTGAAAGTCCGATTATAAAGAGGCGCTCGTATTTTAATATGTCGGAAAGGCTGTTGCTTGAGAAAATAGACTTTGATGAGAATAACATTACGCTTCACGGTAAAACGTATCCGCTTGAAAACACTTGTTTTGCGACCGTTAATCCAGAGCGACCGGATCAGTTATTGGAAGAAGAGGAGGAAGTAATCGATAAGCTGCTTTTTTCTCTCCAACACTCTGAAAAGCTGGCAAGGCATATGAATTTCTTGATGAAAAAAGGTTCTCTATATTTGAAGTACAACGGGAACTTATTAATACATGGATGTATTCCTTTAGATGAAAAAGGTAATATGGAAGAAATGATGATCGAAAACAAATCCTATGGAGGTCGTGAACTGCTCGACGTTTTTGAAAATTATCTTCGACATGCGTTTGCACATCCTGATGAAACAGACGATCTAGCAACGGATATGGTTTGGTATTTGTGGACCGGACAATATTCATCACTTTTTGGTAAAAGAGAAATGACCACTTTTGAACGTTATTTTATTAAGAATAAAGCAACTCATAAAGAAAGAAAGAACCCATATTACTATTTACGTGAAAACGAGAATACCTGCCGAGATATTCTTGAAGAATTTGATCTTAATCCAGATCAAGGTCATATTATTAACGGGCATACACCAGTAAAAGAAATAGACGGAGAGAACCCAATTAAGGCAAATGGTAAAATGATAGTGATAGATGGAGGCTTCTCTAAGGCTTATCAATCAACCACAGGTATTGCAGGATACACGTTATTATTTAATTCATACGGCATGCAACTTGTCGCACATAAACATTTTAATTCCAAAGATGAGGTTTTACTAAATGGAGCAGATGTTTTATCAGTAAAAAGGTTGGTAGATAAGGAGTTAGAGAGGAAAAAGGTTCGCGAAACGAACGTTGGAGAAGAATTGTTACAGGAAGTCTATTTTTTAAATAGTCTAATGGAATATCGTTATGTAAATTAA
- a CDS encoding bifunctional 5,10-methylenetetrahydrofolate dehydrogenase/5,10-methenyltetrahydrofolate cyclohydrolase produces MTIETKILDGKAVANRIKEDLKTRVASLKEKEVTPSLVTILVGDDPSSETYVRMKGNACERVGITSKKIHLPEDTTTETLVQTIEELNNDTSVHGILLQHPVPSQVDERLAFETIAIEKDVDGVTSAGYGQTALGFGTFPSCTPAAIMKIMEDYDIQAEGKHAVVVGRSPILGKPVSALLLNQNATVTTCHSRTADLASHVRQADIVIAAVGKPEFIKGDWVKEGAVVLDAGYNKGNIGDVEYEAAARKSSYITPVPGGVGPVTIAMLLKHTVDAAEKTVR; encoded by the coding sequence ATGACAATTGAAACTAAAATTCTAGACGGAAAAGCAGTTGCAAATCGCATAAAGGAAGATCTGAAAACAAGAGTAGCTTCTCTTAAAGAAAAAGAAGTTACACCAAGTCTTGTAACGATTCTAGTTGGAGATGATCCTTCTTCTGAAACGTATGTGAGAATGAAGGGCAACGCTTGTGAACGGGTAGGAATTACGTCTAAAAAAATTCATCTCCCTGAAGACACGACAACAGAAACGTTAGTTCAAACTATTGAAGAATTAAACAATGATACATCAGTACACGGTATCTTACTTCAACATCCAGTGCCATCACAAGTTGATGAGCGTCTTGCTTTTGAAACCATTGCTATTGAGAAGGACGTTGATGGGGTAACAAGTGCTGGATATGGCCAAACAGCTCTTGGGTTTGGAACTTTCCCATCCTGTACTCCTGCAGCTATTATGAAAATTATGGAAGATTATGATATTCAAGCTGAAGGAAAGCACGCTGTGGTTGTTGGGCGTAGTCCAATTCTAGGAAAACCAGTATCGGCTCTCTTATTAAATCAGAATGCTACAGTTACAACGTGTCATTCAAGGACCGCAGATCTTGCTTCTCATGTTCGTCAAGCAGATATTGTGATAGCTGCTGTAGGAAAACCAGAATTTATTAAAGGGGACTGGGTCAAAGAAGGAGCGGTTGTGCTCGATGCCGGGTACAACAAAGGCAATATCGGGGATGTTGAATATGAGGCTGCTGCTAGAAAGTCCTCCTATATCACACCTGTCCCAGGTGGAGTTGGACCTGTCACAATTGCTATGCTACTAAAGCATACGGTTGATGCAGCTGAGAAAACAGTTCGTTAA
- a CDS encoding ATP-binding protein, whose translation MKRYKGRIISVVTFLIAILLWDYWLYSVNGIKINWLMDIFFTISVMVIVWWYSSYYDRSVILLSKLKDSEEKYRKLSENYNSVINSLNEVVFQTGIDGSWIWLNQAWGELTGYDVQESIGTYSLSYIHPDDRLNLHKELSRFQDGAGNSNVFEFRVQKKGGGFVWCEVFIKYEYSSKGSFEGMTGTIKDKTFRKQSEERLLKTNEALAVKSEKLASAAQLAAGIAHEVRNPLTSVKGFLQLLEKKESTMPYFEIIFSEISRIELVLSELLTLAKPHSTLFTNVEMKGLLKQVSTLIESNALLNDVTLQTSFGDEEAVVFANPNQMKQVCINLMKNAIEAMSHMEQSKYLHLSMDVQEMFISVRITDNGAGISKEDIDRLGEPFFTTKESGTGLGLSVCLKIIEQHGGELLIESEEGRGSTFEMKLPRLMIDQHILE comes from the coding sequence ATGAAGCGATATAAAGGAAGAATTATATCTGTTGTAACGTTTTTAATAGCGATTTTATTATGGGATTATTGGCTTTATTCTGTTAATGGAATTAAAATCAATTGGTTAATGGACATATTCTTTACGATCTCAGTTATGGTAATTGTTTGGTGGTACTCGTCATATTATGATCGCTCTGTCATACTTCTGTCCAAATTAAAGGATAGTGAGGAAAAATATCGTAAACTATCAGAAAACTATAATAGTGTCATAAACAGCTTAAACGAAGTTGTTTTTCAAACTGGAATAGATGGTAGTTGGATCTGGTTGAATCAAGCGTGGGGAGAGTTAACTGGTTACGACGTTCAGGAATCAATAGGCACATACAGCTTATCTTATATACATCCAGATGATCGGCTGAATTTACATAAAGAATTATCTCGATTCCAAGATGGCGCCGGTAATTCTAACGTATTTGAATTCAGGGTCCAGAAAAAAGGCGGGGGATTCGTCTGGTGTGAGGTCTTTATTAAATATGAATATAGCTCTAAAGGAAGCTTTGAAGGAATGACAGGAACGATTAAGGATAAAACCTTTAGAAAGCAATCAGAAGAGCGATTACTTAAAACCAATGAAGCCCTTGCGGTTAAATCTGAAAAGTTAGCATCAGCTGCACAGCTTGCCGCTGGCATTGCGCATGAAGTTCGGAATCCTCTAACATCAGTAAAAGGATTTCTTCAACTGCTTGAGAAGAAGGAATCCACTATGCCGTATTTTGAAATAATCTTTTCAGAAATATCACGTATCGAATTAGTGCTAAGTGAACTTCTAACGCTAGCAAAGCCGCATAGTACGTTATTTACGAATGTTGAAATGAAAGGTTTATTAAAACAGGTCTCGACCTTGATTGAGTCTAATGCTCTATTGAACGATGTGACTTTACAAACGAGTTTTGGGGATGAGGAAGCGGTTGTTTTTGCTAATCCTAACCAAATGAAGCAAGTATGCATTAATCTCATGAAAAACGCTATTGAAGCAATGAGTCATATGGAGCAATCGAAATATCTTCATTTGAGTATGGATGTTCAAGAGATGTTTATATCTGTGCGGATTACCGACAATGGCGCGGGTATTTCTAAAGAAGATATTGATCGACTAGGGGAACCATTTTTTACAACAAAAGAGAGTGGTACTGGGCTTGGGTTATCAGTGTGTTTGAAGATTATAGAACAACACGGAGGAGAGTTATTAATTGAGAGTGAAGAAGGGCGAGGGTCTACATTTGAAATGAAACTACCTCGTCTTATGATAGATCAGCACATATTGGAATGA
- the kynU gene encoding kynureninase, translating to MSLSQSITGAKEFDKKDPLAHFRDKFYLNPNTLYLDGNSLGLLSKNAEASLLRSLDDWKQHGIDGWSDGKQPWFYMAENIGEMTSTLIGSHASETITTGSITTNLHQMLATFFKPSGNKTKILADSLTFPSDIYAIQSQLELHGLSPETNLIQVPSRDGRTILEEDIIEAIDETVALILLPSVLYRSGQLLNIEKITKAAHSKGVIIGFDLAHSIGAIPHKLHDWNVDFAVWCTYKYLNSGPGGVGGLFVHENHLGRRPGLAGWFSSKKEMQFDMSHTLTHAETAGAFQIGTPHIFSMAPLIGALELMNEAGIDAIREKSLSLTNYLMCLIKENLAEDGFTITNPSEDDRRGGHICLEHDEAARICKALKQKGVIPDFRSPNVIRLAPIALYSSFEDVYHVVQILKSIMIEKTYQQFSNERNVIA from the coding sequence ATGAGTTTATCACAGTCCATTACAGGCGCAAAAGAATTCGACAAGAAAGACCCTTTAGCCCATTTTCGTGATAAGTTTTACTTAAATCCAAATACGCTATATTTGGATGGTAATTCACTTGGTCTTCTATCAAAGAATGCAGAAGCCTCCCTTCTTCGATCTCTTGATGACTGGAAGCAACATGGAATTGATGGCTGGTCTGATGGAAAGCAGCCCTGGTTTTATATGGCAGAAAACATCGGTGAGATGACATCAACGCTAATCGGTTCACATGCTTCTGAAACAATTACTACCGGTTCAATTACAACTAACCTTCATCAAATGCTCGCTACTTTTTTTAAACCTTCTGGAAACAAAACAAAAATACTAGCCGATTCTTTAACATTTCCATCTGACATTTACGCTATTCAAAGTCAGCTTGAACTCCATGGATTATCCCCAGAAACTAATTTAATACAAGTTCCGAGCCGTGACGGAAGAACAATCCTGGAAGAGGATATCATTGAGGCCATCGATGAAACTGTAGCCCTTATTCTCCTCCCTTCCGTACTTTATCGGAGCGGACAATTACTAAATATAGAAAAAATTACAAAAGCAGCCCATTCTAAAGGGGTAATCATTGGCTTTGACCTAGCTCATTCAATCGGAGCCATTCCTCATAAACTTCACGACTGGAACGTTGACTTCGCGGTTTGGTGTACATACAAGTACTTAAATAGCGGCCCTGGTGGTGTAGGTGGACTTTTTGTGCACGAAAACCACCTTGGCAGACGACCTGGTCTTGCTGGATGGTTCAGTTCCAAGAAAGAAATGCAATTCGATATGAGCCATACGCTTACTCATGCCGAAACCGCTGGCGCATTTCAAATAGGAACACCCCACATTTTTAGTATGGCTCCTTTAATAGGAGCTTTGGAATTGATGAACGAAGCTGGCATAGATGCGATTCGAGAAAAATCATTGTCTCTTACCAACTATTTAATGTGTCTTATTAAAGAAAATCTTGCTGAAGATGGTTTTACGATCACTAATCCATCAGAAGATGATCGACGGGGTGGGCATATTTGTCTCGAGCACGATGAAGCTGCTCGAATTTGCAAAGCGCTAAAACAAAAAGGCGTCATTCCAGATTTCCGCTCACCAAACGTCATTCGCCTTGCACCAATTGCTCTCTATTCATCATTTGAAGATGTCTATCATGTTGTCCAAATTCTAAAGAGTATTATGATTGAAAAAACGTATCAGCAGTTTTCTAACGAGCGAAACGTTATCGCTTAA
- a CDS encoding spore coat protein encodes MNEKDMVNDYLSVLNSSLSNYGSVISQADNQQLRQALQQIRNTDEQRQYNLYQYAKQKGYYQPAAPAQTNEIQQVKNQLTAPQQQQNNQPPQVH; translated from the coding sequence ATGAATGAGAAAGACATGGTAAATGATTATTTGTCCGTGTTGAACAGCAGCTTAAGTAATTACGGGAGCGTCATTTCTCAAGCTGACAATCAACAACTTCGTCAGGCTCTTCAACAAATTAGAAATACCGATGAGCAGCGACAGTATAACCTTTATCAATACGCTAAACAAAAAGGGTATTATCAGCCAGCTGCCCCAGCACAAACCAATGAAATTCAACAAGTTAAAAACCAACTAACAGCTCCGCAGCAACAACAGAATAATCAGCCTCCCCAGGTCCATTAA
- a CDS encoding alanine/glycine:cation symporter family protein, which translates to MDYILNAITEFSAFIWGYPMMILLLGGGLFLTIRLGFFQIIFFPHALKHTIGKIFKKEKGDGTISPFQAFASALASTAGATNIVGVPVAIAFGGPGAIFWMWIVAIIGMSTKFSEIVLGIKYREEDKNGVYVGGPMYYIKKGLGWKFASSLFAFGLMIEIIPSVMVQTNSISTLSESSFGLPTWITGVLLIILISIVVFGGIRRIGSVAEKIVPFMVLTYIAGAIGVMVINIEEFPAVMNLIFVHAFQPISAAGGFAGAGFAAAVRWGLARGLYSNEAGMGTASIAHSAAHTPHPCRQGLWGIFSVFIDTIVLCTVTAFTVLLSGAWKDVKPSNAADMVSDAFSGLMGATWGPIFVSSLLLIFVISTIGVLVFYGEKQAEYLFGTPFSRVMRFVYIISIFVGAIGGLQFVWELVDITLALFVIPNVIAILFLSKEVKELTDDYKLNFLKQAQTNDKGISS; encoded by the coding sequence ATGGACTATATTCTTAATGCAATAACTGAATTTTCCGCGTTCATCTGGGGTTATCCTATGATGATTTTACTCTTAGGCGGTGGATTATTTTTAACAATCCGCCTCGGCTTCTTTCAAATAATCTTTTTTCCCCACGCTTTAAAACATACCATCGGTAAAATTTTCAAAAAAGAAAAAGGTGATGGAACAATTTCTCCATTTCAAGCCTTTGCCTCCGCTCTCGCATCTACTGCAGGTGCTACAAACATTGTTGGGGTTCCTGTGGCAATCGCTTTTGGAGGACCTGGCGCTATTTTCTGGATGTGGATTGTCGCAATTATTGGAATGTCAACAAAATTCTCAGAAATTGTTCTTGGGATCAAATACCGAGAGGAAGACAAAAACGGCGTTTATGTTGGTGGCCCAATGTATTACATAAAAAAAGGCTTGGGATGGAAGTTCGCTTCATCTCTATTCGCTTTTGGACTGATGATTGAAATCATTCCAAGTGTCATGGTCCAAACTAACTCCATTTCAACACTCTCAGAAAGTTCTTTTGGATTACCGACCTGGATAACAGGTGTCTTATTAATTATCCTTATATCAATTGTTGTATTCGGTGGAATACGTAGAATTGGTTCTGTAGCTGAGAAGATTGTTCCATTCATGGTACTTACATATATTGCAGGCGCTATCGGCGTTATGGTGATTAATATAGAAGAGTTTCCAGCTGTTATGAACCTTATTTTCGTACATGCTTTTCAACCGATCTCAGCAGCTGGAGGTTTTGCCGGAGCTGGTTTTGCTGCAGCTGTTAGATGGGGCCTTGCTAGAGGGCTTTATTCAAACGAAGCTGGTATGGGTACGGCGTCTATTGCCCATTCTGCTGCACATACGCCTCATCCATGTAGACAGGGATTATGGGGCATTTTCAGCGTCTTTATCGATACAATCGTTCTCTGCACAGTAACAGCTTTTACAGTGCTTCTTTCCGGAGCTTGGAAAGACGTTAAACCCTCAAATGCAGCTGATATGGTTTCAGATGCTTTCTCTGGACTAATGGGAGCTACATGGGGCCCCATCTTTGTTTCCTCCCTCCTTTTAATTTTTGTTATCAGTACGATAGGTGTCCTTGTCTTTTATGGTGAGAAACAAGCTGAATACTTATTTGGCACACCCTTTTCTAGAGTAATGCGATTTGTTTATATTATTTCTATTTTTGTTGGGGCTATAGGAGGACTTCAATTTGTTTGGGAGCTAGTCGACATTACACTCGCCTTGTTTGTTATCCCAAACGTTATTGCGATCTTATTCCTTAGTAAGGAAGTGAAAGAACTAACAGATGACTACAAATTAAATTTCTTAAAGCAAGCCCAAACGAATGACAAAGGCATTAGTTCTTAA
- a CDS encoding YjcZ family sporulation protein, translating into MYHANNAPYGNEPYQPVAGASYGMPCHRPAGNGFALIVVLFILLIIVGTAFIKC; encoded by the coding sequence ATGTATCATGCAAACAATGCACCATACGGAAATGAGCCTTACCAACCAGTAGCTGGAGCTTCTTACGGCATGCCTTGTCACCGACCAGCTGGAAATGGCTTTGCGCTAATTGTTGTACTATTTATCCTGCTTATTATAGTAGGTACAGCTTTTATTAAATGTTAG
- a CDS encoding 5' nucleotidase, NT5C type: protein MKTLLIDMDSVICDLMSEWHRRYNHDYNDDLSVEKLECWRSEDYVKNECGDKIYEYLDQPGLFLQLKPLPHAIEVMERLSSVYDVMIVTSSRTYAYTEKEQWVEKHLPFIGKRNLIFSHRKEMIRGDLLFDDAPHNLIAFKNSGRMAIAMNYRYNQYVDVPRVNNWLEFEEWLSTWK from the coding sequence ATGAAAACCTTATTAATCGATATGGATTCGGTTATATGTGACCTTATGTCTGAATGGCACCGGAGATACAATCATGATTACAATGACGACTTGTCTGTTGAGAAACTTGAATGCTGGCGATCTGAAGACTATGTAAAAAATGAGTGTGGAGATAAAATTTATGAATACCTTGATCAGCCAGGTCTATTTCTTCAACTCAAGCCTCTACCACATGCTATTGAAGTAATGGAACGTCTTTCATCCGTGTATGACGTAATGATTGTCACGAGTAGCCGTACATATGCTTACACTGAAAAAGAACAATGGGTAGAAAAACACCTTCCGTTTATCGGCAAAAGAAATTTGATTTTCTCGCATAGAAAAGAAATGATTCGCGGAGATTTATTATTTGATGATGCTCCTCACAACCTCATCGCATTTAAAAATTCAGGGAGAATGGCCATTGCGATGAACTATCGTTATAATCAATATGTCGACGTCCCTCGCGTGAATAACTGGTTGGAATTTGAAGAGTGGCTTTCAACATGGAAGTGA
- a CDS encoding NAD(P)/FAD-dependent oxidoreductase: protein MTQRTDLLIIGGGPAGISAGIWAKRLGINHLLLEAKDSLGGQLSTIYNQIVDYPGMVVANGQVLQEQFIKHAEEIKCDYVTNTCVKSIDWTNRILQTAEGNSYTFRSLLIASGSSPRRLDVPGEQEMIEQNEVYSATRDKLKFKGKHVAVIGGGDRAFEGALLLAEAGAQVTLIHRSDCFKARKEYKEPVMLHPNIDILTKTFITQIDGKGKKKLFLADEDHHFTMVVDGLFIRIGVKPNTEPYEDGIDVDQEGYIRCNPYGETSLPFVYAAGDVCTRPLLSSIASSVGQGMTSVKQLSFFLEN, encoded by the coding sequence GTGACTCAACGAACAGATTTGCTAATAATCGGTGGAGGACCCGCTGGAATTTCTGCTGGAATATGGGCTAAAAGACTAGGCATTAATCATTTATTGCTTGAAGCAAAGGATAGCCTTGGGGGGCAATTAAGTACAATCTATAATCAAATTGTAGACTACCCAGGTATGGTGGTTGCAAACGGTCAGGTTCTACAGGAACAGTTCATAAAACATGCTGAGGAAATCAAATGTGATTATGTTACAAACACTTGCGTTAAGTCGATCGATTGGACTAATCGGATACTTCAAACAGCAGAAGGCAATTCATATACATTTCGCTCTTTGCTTATTGCTTCAGGGTCTTCCCCACGTAGGCTAGATGTTCCTGGTGAACAAGAAATGATCGAGCAAAATGAAGTATACTCGGCAACTCGAGATAAATTGAAATTCAAAGGCAAACATGTTGCTGTAATCGGGGGCGGAGACCGCGCATTCGAAGGAGCTCTTCTTCTTGCTGAAGCTGGGGCTCAAGTTACACTAATACATCGTTCTGATTGTTTTAAAGCTCGTAAGGAATACAAAGAACCTGTCATGCTCCACCCTAACATCGACATACTTACAAAAACATTTATTACACAAATAGATGGAAAAGGAAAGAAGAAACTATTCCTCGCTGACGAAGATCATCACTTTACAATGGTGGTAGATGGTCTGTTCATTCGAATTGGTGTTAAACCAAACACTGAACCTTACGAGGATGGCATTGACGTCGATCAGGAAGGATACATTCGATGCAACCCTTATGGTGAAACATCTCTGCCATTCGTCTATGCTGCAGGAGATGTTTGCACTAGACCGCTGTTATCAAGTATCGCCTCCTCAGTTGGACAAGGAATGACCTCTGTCAAACAGCTATCGTTCTTTCTTGAAAATTAA
- a CDS encoding D-alanyl-D-alanine carboxypeptidase family protein, translated as MILKHYSYLIMVICLTVSLFPSVTQAQEPPNVRSETAILIDGKTGQILFNKNGDDEMYPASITKIVTAFMAVKSGEMDDMVTVSERARKADGTRVYLKEGEIVSLEKLVKGMMVNSGNDAAIAIAEHLSGSVESFSEDMNEFLREEIGVKNTNFVNPNGLFNENHVTTAEDMARITQYAMKNEQFRSVIGIKKLEWVGEDWETTLINHHRLLLDYDFVTGGKNGYVSESGFTLVTTASKDGQELIAVTMKANDDQIAYQDTLSMLNYGFNAFTPVEFKKGTELGFGNNEEYSLSEDMTLYQVGDDELDLTISDNNILESKGDSYVSILDADFLEVNSLEEDKDATIVETETKPAAKVKDEETASLLSSENIFYFGIGVFVVILLSLFFGRSHSSQKRHRTFP; from the coding sequence ATGATTCTAAAACACTATTCGTATCTTATAATGGTCATATGTTTAACTGTAAGCTTATTTCCATCAGTAACGCAAGCACAGGAACCACCAAATGTAAGAAGCGAAACCGCTATACTGATCGATGGCAAAACAGGACAAATTCTTTTTAATAAGAATGGCGATGACGAAATGTACCCAGCGAGTATTACAAAAATTGTGACTGCATTTATGGCTGTTAAATCCGGAGAGATGGATGATATGGTAACGGTAAGCGAGCGTGCACGTAAAGCAGATGGTACTAGGGTGTATTTGAAAGAAGGAGAAATCGTTTCGTTAGAAAAATTAGTTAAAGGAATGATGGTTAATTCCGGAAATGATGCTGCAATCGCTATAGCTGAGCATTTAAGTGGAAGCGTGGAATCGTTTTCTGAAGATATGAACGAATTTTTACGTGAAGAAATTGGTGTCAAAAATACGAATTTTGTTAACCCAAATGGACTTTTTAATGAGAATCATGTAACGACTGCAGAAGATATGGCTAGAATAACACAGTACGCCATGAAAAATGAGCAGTTTCGATCTGTGATAGGAATCAAAAAATTAGAATGGGTTGGAGAAGATTGGGAAACGACGCTTATTAACCATCATCGACTCTTACTCGATTATGATTTTGTTACAGGTGGAAAAAATGGGTATGTCTCAGAGTCTGGCTTCACTTTAGTGACAACCGCATCAAAAGACGGTCAAGAATTGATTGCTGTTACGATGAAAGCAAACGATGATCAAATCGCTTATCAGGACACATTATCCATGCTTAACTATGGGTTTAATGCTTTCACGCCGGTTGAGTTTAAGAAGGGGACTGAATTAGGATTTGGAAATAATGAGGAATATAGTCTTTCTGAGGATATGACCCTTTATCAAGTTGGAGATGACGAGCTAGATCTTACCATATCTGATAACAATATTCTTGAAAGTAAAGGGGATTCATATGTCTCCATTCTGGATGCTGATTTTCTTGAAGTGAATTCTTTAGAAGAAGACAAAGATGCGACAATAGTGGAAACTGAAACAAAACCAGCAGCAAAAGTAAAAGATGAGGAAACAGCATCATTGCTGTCTAGTGAAAACATTTTCTATTTTGGGATCGGCGTTTTTGTGGTAATTTTACTTTCTTTATTTTTTGGAAGAAGTCACTCTTCTCAAAAAAGACATCGAACTTTTCCTTAA